A window of Costertonia aggregata contains these coding sequences:
- the ilvC gene encoding ketol-acid reductoisomerase, with protein MANYFNTLSLRDQLTQLGKCRFMQSSEFADGVSALKGKKIVIVGCGAQGLNQGLNMRDSGLDIAYTLRDSAITEKRQSYINATENGFTVGTYQELIPSADVVINLTPDKQHTSVVSAVMPLMKQGATLSYSHGFNIVEEGMQIRKDLTVIMVAPKCPGSEVREEYKRGFGVPTLIAVHPDNDPESKGLAQAKAYAVGTGGHRAGVLESSFVAEVKSDLMGEQTILCGLLQTGSILCFDKMIEKGIDAGYASKLVQYGWETITEGMKYGGITNMMDRLSNPAKIKAFELSEELKDIMRSLFHKHMDDIMTGHFSKTMMEDWANDDKNLLTWRAATGETAFEKTPAGNDAISEQEFYDNAVLMVAMVRAGVELAFESMTESGIIAESAYYESLHETPLIANTIARKKLFEMNRVISDTAEYGCYLFDHACKPLLAGFMKKIDTDVIGKHYAKDKGNAVDNAKLIAINKTLREHPVEIVGARLRESMTAMKPII; from the coding sequence ATGGCAAATTATTTCAATACACTATCACTTAGGGATCAATTGACACAGCTGGGGAAATGTAGGTTTATGCAATCCAGTGAATTCGCTGATGGTGTATCCGCTTTAAAAGGAAAAAAAATTGTAATCGTTGGTTGTGGCGCACAAGGGCTCAATCAAGGTTTGAATATGAGGGATTCCGGTCTGGACATAGCATACACCCTACGTGACTCGGCAATTACAGAAAAGCGACAATCATACATAAACGCCACTGAAAATGGTTTTACGGTCGGTACGTATCAAGAATTGATTCCTTCTGCCGATGTTGTTATCAATCTTACGCCCGATAAGCAGCATACTTCCGTAGTAAGTGCTGTAATGCCATTAATGAAGCAAGGAGCAACACTGTCTTATTCTCACGGCTTTAATATTGTTGAGGAAGGTATGCAAATTCGCAAAGACCTTACGGTAATCATGGTAGCCCCAAAATGTCCTGGTTCGGAAGTACGTGAAGAATATAAAAGGGGTTTTGGGGTACCGACCTTGATTGCTGTTCATCCCGACAATGACCCGGAAAGCAAGGGTTTGGCGCAAGCAAAGGCATATGCTGTGGGCACAGGCGGTCATAGGGCAGGGGTATTGGAATCTTCTTTTGTGGCAGAGGTGAAATCGGATTTAATGGGCGAACAAACCATTCTTTGCGGTTTATTGCAAACGGGTTCCATTCTTTGTTTCGATAAAATGATAGAAAAGGGAATCGATGCAGGCTACGCTTCAAAGCTGGTCCAATATGGATGGGAAACCATTACCGAAGGCATGAAGTATGGTGGAATCACAAATATGATGGACCGTCTATCAAACCCAGCGAAAATAAAGGCATTTGAACTATCCGAAGAACTAAAGGATATCATGCGATCATTGTTCCATAAGCATATGGACGATATCATGACGGGACATTTTTCCAAAACCATGATGGAAGATTGGGCTAACGATGACAAAAACCTATTGACATGGAGAGCCGCCACGGGAGAAACCGCTTTTGAAAAAACACCTGCTGGTAATGATGCCATAAGTGAACAAGAATTTTATGATAATGCAGTCCTAATGGTTGCCATGGTCAGAGCCGGAGTCGAGTTGGCCTTCGAGTCAATGACCGAATCAGGCATTATCGCCGAGTCGGCCTATTATGAATCATTGCACGAAACACCGTTGATCGCCAATACCATTGCCAGAAAAAAATTGTTTGAGATGAACCGTGTGATATCCGATACGGCAGAATACGGCTGTTATCTTTTTGATCATGCCTGTAAGCCTTTGTTGGCAGGTTTTATGAAGAAAATCGATACCGATGTCATCGGAAAGCATTATGCAAAAGATAAGGGCAACGCCGTAGATAACGCAAAGTTGATAGCCATAAACAAAACACTTCGGGAGCACCCTGTCGAAATCGTTGGGGCCCGGTTGAGGGAATCTATGACCGCAATGAAGCCCATAATATGA
- a CDS encoding DUF4138 domain-containing protein, protein MGTLTARKGPPSNLTVITENGNIYSFTLTYETEVANFTFILSEDQAIGTIPLSAIEKITGKTYTDVKERLPDNKVRDTSYRQTSLPNNTNYSEVKIEAFRSSAKSTKIQDKTKMDKGLYDVNKKDYYGIFCENNYVQPPKIKDASNTVNLIKVQLNNILKDRSELYFVLEIKNNSEIDYKVKRLRFFVKSRKNNSKLEIEQLYLYNLFKTISAHSKNNLVFVSKKFQLAADQKVYVLLEEEDGQRSVLLPLDIVDEINRI, encoded by the coding sequence ATGGGTACTTTAACGGCCCGCAAGGGACCACCCAGTAACTTGACGGTAATAACAGAAAACGGGAATATATATTCGTTTACCCTAACCTACGAAACTGAGGTTGCCAATTTTACTTTTATCCTATCGGAAGATCAAGCGATAGGCACGATTCCACTTTCTGCTATTGAAAAAATTACCGGAAAAACTTACACTGACGTAAAAGAAAGACTGCCAGATAATAAAGTAAGGGATACAAGTTACCGTCAGACCAGTTTGCCGAACAACACCAACTATTCCGAAGTCAAAATAGAAGCGTTTAGGTCTTCGGCAAAAAGCACAAAAATACAGGACAAGACAAAAATGGATAAAGGGTTGTATGATGTGAACAAGAAAGACTATTATGGTATTTTTTGTGAAAATAATTATGTACAGCCACCAAAAATCAAAGATGCCAGTAATACCGTAAACTTAATCAAAGTACAATTAAACAACATTTTAAAAGACCGTAGTGAACTATACTTTGTACTTGAAATAAAAAATAATTCTGAAATTGATTATAAAGTAAAACGCTTGCGATTTTTTGTGAAATCGAGAAAGAACAACTCGAAATTAGAAATTGAGCAACTTTATTTATACAATCTCTTTAAAACAATTTCTGCCCATAGTAAAAACAATTTGGTTTTTGTGAGCAAAAAATTTCAATTGGCGGCTGACCAAAAAGTATATGTGCTTTTGGAGGAGGAAGATGGACAAAGGTCTGTTTTGCTACCCTTGGATATTGTTGATGAAATAAATAGGATATAA
- a CDS encoding NADP-dependent glyceraldehyde-3-phosphate dehydrogenase has product MSKSSNPIPAEFQITNTIDQKQYLVAGELKKWNGNTTQVFSTISSSEEYKPTLLGSIPDMGEVEALDALDAALSAYDKGQGVWPTMKVKDRIVCMETFVEKMKEKRAEIVKLLMWEIGKSLPDSQKEFDRTVEYIEDTVEEYKDLDRGSAKFQKHQGVYAHIRRGPLGVVLCLGPYNYPLNETFALLIPAIIMGNTTIFKPAKHGVLLITPLLEAFRDSFPKGVVNILFGRGRAVAAPIMKTGKVDVLALIGNSKSANALQEQHPKSNRLRLVLGLEAKNPAIILPDADLDLTIDEVIAGTTSFNGQRCTALKVVYVHEDIKTEFLDRFSKKIDALKFGNPWDNGVKLTPLPEPGKPAYIQELLDDALAKGASIQNDKGGQHSENYIWPAVLYPVSKDMRVYQEEQFGPIIPVLSFKDIEEPLDDMAESNYGQQVSLFGKDVYTLSPLIDTLANLVCRVNLNSSCQRGPDVYPFTGRKDSAQATLSVHDALRSFSIRTFLAFKDNDLNNETVEQLLDAKVSNFLSTDYIL; this is encoded by the coding sequence ATGAGCAAATCAAGCAATCCTATACCAGCTGAATTTCAAATTACAAATACCATTGACCAAAAACAATACTTGGTTGCGGGAGAGTTAAAAAAATGGAACGGAAATACTACTCAGGTTTTTTCGACCATATCCTCTAGCGAGGAATATAAACCAACCCTGTTGGGCAGTATTCCAGATATGGGCGAGGTCGAAGCCTTGGATGCTTTAGATGCCGCTTTAAGTGCCTATGATAAGGGACAAGGTGTTTGGCCAACAATGAAGGTAAAAGATAGGATCGTATGTATGGAAACCTTCGTGGAAAAAATGAAGGAAAAACGCGCTGAGATAGTCAAGCTCTTAATGTGGGAAATAGGTAAATCCCTACCGGATTCCCAAAAGGAATTTGATAGAACGGTCGAATATATTGAAGATACCGTTGAAGAATATAAAGATTTGGATAGGGGCAGTGCCAAGTTTCAAAAACACCAAGGCGTGTATGCCCATATTCGTAGAGGGCCTTTGGGCGTAGTACTTTGTCTAGGTCCTTATAATTATCCATTGAACGAAACTTTCGCCTTGTTGATTCCGGCTATAATTATGGGCAATACCACAATTTTTAAACCCGCAAAACATGGTGTTTTGCTAATAACGCCATTGTTGGAAGCTTTTCGGGATAGCTTTCCAAAAGGTGTGGTAAATATACTCTTCGGTAGGGGTAGAGCAGTTGCCGCTCCAATCATGAAAACCGGTAAAGTAGATGTATTGGCCCTTATCGGGAACAGTAAATCTGCCAATGCGCTTCAAGAACAACATCCAAAGAGCAATAGGTTACGATTGGTTTTAGGTCTGGAAGCTAAAAATCCGGCTATTATTCTGCCAGATGCCGATTTGGACCTAACCATTGACGAAGTCATTGCGGGAACCACCTCGTTCAATGGTCAGCGCTGTACCGCGCTAAAGGTAGTATACGTGCACGAGGATATAAAAACGGAATTTCTTGACCGTTTTTCAAAAAAAATAGATGCCTTGAAATTTGGAAACCCTTGGGATAATGGTGTAAAGCTCACGCCGCTACCGGAACCCGGTAAACCTGCCTATATTCAAGAATTGTTGGACGATGCCCTTGCAAAAGGTGCAAGCATACAAAATGACAAAGGCGGACAGCATTCTGAAAATTATATCTGGCCCGCTGTTTTGTATCCCGTTTCAAAAGATATGCGTGTGTACCAAGAGGAACAATTTGGCCCCATAATACCAGTACTTTCTTTTAAGGATATTGAAGAGCCCTTGGACGATATGGCTGAAAGCAACTATGGGCAACAGGTGAGTTTGTTCGGTAAGGATGTATATACCCTTTCCCCTTTGATCGATACCTTGGCCAACTTGGTTTGTCGTGTAAATTTGAACAGTTCATGCCAGCGTGGCCCGGACGTTTATCCGTTTACGGGAAGAAAAGATTCGGCCCAAGCTACTTTAAGTGTGCATGATGCTCTTCGTTCGTTCAGTATCAGAACTTTTTTGGCATTTAAGGATAACGATTTGAACAATGAAACTGTTGAACAATTGTTAGATGCCAAAGTGAGTAATTTTTTAAGCACGGACTATATTCTTTAA
- a CDS encoding O-methyltransferase yields the protein MGEEFSERLMNDSNIQDIPNIQSEIERKSKEIGFTMPSDLYIGTLLKTLVSSKVSGRFLELGTGIGLSLSWMIDGMCNDSTITTLDNDAQLTEIAKSYFGHDKRVAIVCGDAEEWILDYTGEKFDLVFADAWPGKYSQIDELLELINVGGFYVVDDMSEQPNWPDGHDKHVDELVTYLENRDDYNLTKMNWSTGLIVAVRTY from the coding sequence TTGGGAGAGGAGTTTAGTGAGAGGCTTATGAACGATTCCAACATTCAGGATATTCCAAACATCCAGTCGGAGATAGAACGAAAGTCAAAGGAAATCGGGTTTACTATGCCCTCGGATCTTTATATCGGGACTTTGCTAAAAACTCTGGTTTCCAGCAAAGTTTCCGGCAGGTTTCTTGAATTGGGAACGGGCATAGGGTTATCTTTATCATGGATGATTGACGGAATGTGTAATGATTCCACAATAACGACTTTGGACAATGATGCACAGCTCACAGAAATCGCAAAATCGTATTTTGGTCATGATAAACGGGTAGCGATTGTCTGTGGCGATGCGGAGGAATGGATATTGGATTATACTGGAGAAAAATTCGATTTGGTCTTTGCGGATGCCTGGCCTGGAAAGTATAGTCAGATAGACGAACTTTTGGAGCTTATCAACGTTGGCGGTTTTTATGTTGTTGATGACATGTCCGAACAGCCTAATTGGCCTGATGGACATGATAAACATGTAGATGAATTGGTAACTTATTTGGAAAATAGGGATGATTATAATTTGACCAAGATGAATTGGTCTACAGGATTGATAGTAGCTGTAAGAACATATTAA
- a CDS encoding sugar transporter has protein sequence MSKKKLEEGDIFYAHQNGKYFFGKILLDVSKRILLKEPQNLGLKFFSGCCLAQVYSGIYDTPNLENKEVIIPSTFIFTKYFYSKKYKVDWTHYDHEPIDYKELDFPEALQSVHQKGICFVKGELELKTKITSEQFDNEYKIMKGIKGSFNSLIDYACYYQDRKDLMEVESKRYLDWSDFRFSPKKRQEIYRQIGEDMNQSYYEMALKHSHDLGRFYQ, from the coding sequence ATGAGCAAAAAAAAACTGGAAGAAGGAGACATCTTCTACGCCCATCAAAATGGAAAGTATTTTTTCGGTAAAATTTTGTTGGATGTTTCAAAACGAATTCTTTTAAAGGAGCCCCAAAATTTAGGATTAAAATTTTTTAGTGGTTGCTGCTTAGCACAAGTTTATAGCGGCATTTACGATACTCCTAATTTAGAAAACAAAGAAGTCATTATTCCTAGTACTTTTATATTCACCAAATATTTTTACTCCAAAAAATATAAGGTAGACTGGACTCATTATGATCATGAACCAATCGATTACAAAGAGCTTGATTTTCCTGAAGCACTACAGTCGGTACACCAAAAAGGCATATGTTTCGTAAAAGGTGAATTAGAATTAAAAACAAAAATCACATCTGAACAGTTCGATAATGAGTACAAAATCATGAAAGGTATTAAAGGAAGCTTTAATTCATTAATAGACTACGCTTGTTATTACCAAGATCGCAAAGACTTAATGGAAGTTGAATCAAAGCGTTATTTAGATTGGTCTGACTTTAGGTTTTCGCCCAAGAAAAGGCAAGAAATCTACAGACAAATTGGGGAAGACATGAATCAAAGTTACTACGAAATGGCTCTAAAACATAGTCATGACCTTGGCCGCTTTTACCAATAA
- a CDS encoding nitroreductase family protein, which yields MEKTVTDAIAYRRSIRIFDKNIELDAKKVKRCIENAVLAPTSSNLQLWEFYHIEDPVVLKKMAWACLGQNAAKTAKQLVVVVVRKDLWRKRAKANIGFLKESYGHKDEKAYTKRERFALNYYKKLIPSIYTDFFGVFGFIKYLIFLIIGLFKPMYKQVRNSDMRIVAHKSAGLAAGNFMISMAAIGYDTCPMEGSDTGKVKNILSLPWGAEINMVIGCGVRDENGIYGPRFRVPFDKVYRKI from the coding sequence ATGGAGAAAACAGTGACCGATGCAATTGCTTATAGAAGGTCGATACGCATATTTGACAAAAACATTGAATTAGACGCAAAGAAGGTAAAACGATGTATTGAAAATGCCGTATTGGCCCCTACCAGTAGCAACCTGCAACTTTGGGAATTTTATCACATCGAAGACCCGGTCGTTTTAAAGAAAATGGCGTGGGCCTGTTTAGGGCAAAATGCTGCAAAAACAGCTAAACAATTGGTCGTGGTGGTTGTACGAAAGGATTTATGGAGGAAAAGGGCAAAAGCCAATATTGGTTTTCTAAAAGAAAGTTATGGCCATAAGGACGAGAAAGCATATACAAAAAGAGAAAGGTTCGCATTGAACTATTATAAAAAACTGATACCCTCTATTTATACCGATTTCTTTGGGGTATTCGGTTTTATTAAATATCTCATATTTCTGATCATAGGTTTGTTCAAGCCCATGTATAAACAGGTACGAAACTCGGATATGCGAATAGTTGCCCACAAAAGTGCCGGTTTGGCCGCAGGGAATTTTATGATAAGCATGGCGGCCATCGGGTACGATACGTGCCCTATGGAAGGCAGTGATACCGGAAAGGTAAAGAATATTTTAAGTTTGCCCTGGGGAGCTGAAATAAATATGGTCATTGGTTGTGGAGTACGGGATGAAAACGGGATATATGGCCCTCGTTTTAGAGTCCCGTTTGACAAAGTGTATCGAAAAATCTAA
- the ilvD gene encoding dihydroxy-acid dehydratase — MELNKHSKNVTQDPSQPAAQAMLYAIGLNEEDLKKPLIGIGSTGYEGNPCNMHLNDLAQEVKKGVNESGNVGLVFNTIGVSDGISMGTYGMRYSLPSRDIIADSMETVVQAMNYDGLVTVVGCDKNMPGALLAMIRLNRPSVMVYGGTIASGCYKDKKLDVVSAFEAWGEKVAGTMNEEDYKGVIQNACPGAGACGGMYTANTMASAIEALGMAMPYNSSNPAIGKEKQKDAINSGSALRHLLENDIKPSDILTRKSFENAVRLLTLLGGSTNAVLHFLAIAKAAEVEFTLDDFQKISDNTPFLADLKPSGKYLMEDLHRAGGTPAVLKFMLENGMLHGDCLTVTGKTIAENLSELPALKEGQQVVKPLSSPIKETGHLRILYGNLAEKGAVAKITGKEGLYFSGPAKVYDNEFLANAGIGKGEVKKGDVVVIRYEGPKGGPGMPEMLKPTSAIMGAGLGKDVALITDGRFSGGTHGFVVGHVCPEAQEGGMIGLLCNGDIITIDAEKNKISVELTDEEIQSRRDNWVQPPLKVKKGSLYKYAKMVSSASEGCVTDEM; from the coding sequence ATGGAATTAAACAAACACAGTAAAAACGTTACCCAAGACCCTAGCCAACCAGCAGCTCAGGCCATGCTTTACGCAATAGGTCTTAACGAAGAGGATTTAAAAAAGCCTTTGATCGGTATTGGAAGTACGGGCTATGAGGGGAACCCTTGCAATATGCATTTGAACGATTTGGCCCAAGAGGTCAAAAAAGGAGTTAATGAAAGTGGTAACGTAGGTTTGGTGTTCAATACCATTGGGGTAAGTGACGGGATTTCTATGGGAACATATGGTATGCGTTATTCGTTGCCGTCACGTGATATTATTGCAGATTCTATGGAAACCGTGGTACAGGCCATGAATTATGACGGTTTGGTAACGGTCGTTGGCTGCGATAAAAATATGCCAGGTGCTTTGTTGGCCATGATTCGTCTAAATCGCCCATCGGTTATGGTGTATGGTGGCACTATTGCCTCCGGCTGTTATAAGGATAAAAAATTGGATGTAGTATCCGCTTTTGAGGCTTGGGGCGAAAAAGTTGCGGGAACTATGAACGAAGAAGATTATAAAGGCGTTATTCAAAACGCTTGCCCGGGTGCGGGAGCCTGTGGCGGTATGTATACGGCTAATACGATGGCCTCGGCCATTGAGGCCTTGGGTATGGCCATGCCGTACAACTCTTCCAACCCTGCAATTGGCAAGGAGAAACAAAAAGATGCCATAAATTCTGGAAGTGCATTGCGCCACCTTCTTGAAAACGATATTAAACCCAGTGATATTCTCACAAGAAAATCTTTTGAAAATGCTGTCCGCTTGCTTACGCTTTTGGGTGGTTCTACCAATGCGGTATTGCATTTCTTGGCCATAGCCAAAGCGGCCGAAGTGGAATTTACGTTGGATGATTTCCAGAAAATAAGTGACAACACACCTTTTTTGGCCGATTTGAAACCTAGTGGTAAATACCTTATGGAAGATTTGCATCGCGCGGGAGGTACACCGGCCGTTTTAAAATTTATGTTGGAAAATGGCATGTTGCACGGTGATTGCTTGACCGTAACTGGGAAGACCATTGCAGAAAACTTATCTGAATTACCTGCGCTAAAAGAAGGACAACAAGTGGTAAAGCCTTTAAGCTCACCCATTAAAGAAACGGGGCACTTGCGTATTCTATATGGAAACTTAGCGGAAAAAGGTGCTGTGGCCAAAATTACCGGTAAGGAAGGACTGTATTTTTCCGGTCCAGCAAAGGTGTATGATAACGAATTTTTGGCAAATGCGGGAATCGGTAAGGGAGAAGTAAAAAAAGGTGATGTTGTGGTAATCCGGTATGAAGGCCCAAAAGGTGGTCCCGGTATGCCGGAAATGTTGAAACCCACATCTGCTATTATGGGTGCGGGTCTAGGTAAGGATGTCGCTTTAATTACCGATGGTCGCTTCTCCGGGGGAACTCATGGCTTTGTAGTAGGTCATGTATGCCCTGAGGCGCAAGAGGGCGGAATGATAGGTTTATTGTGCAATGGTGACATCATCACTATCGATGCGGAAAAAAATAAAATTTCCGTAGAATTGACCGATGAGGAAATTCAATCCAGAAGGGATAATTGGGTTCAACCGCCTTTAAAAGTCAAAAAAGGCAGTTTATATAAATACGCAAAAATGGTATCATCGGCTTCAGAGGGCTGTGTTACTGACGAAATGTAA
- the ilvN gene encoding acetolactate synthase small subunit: MEKQWFTISVYSENNVGLLNRISGIFLKRHINIESLNVSKSEIDEVSKFTIVVHTTEKWVHNIVGQIEKQIEVIKAFYHTDDETIYQESALFKIDSSLLFDERQIQNIIKESNSQIVTVSREFFVLAKSGRRHEIDKMYDQLKPFGIMQFVRSGRISVSKEEMQISAMLKEFQHTS; the protein is encoded by the coding sequence ATGGAAAAACAATGGTTTACGATATCAGTATATTCAGAAAATAATGTGGGATTGCTCAATAGGATATCTGGTATATTCTTAAAGCGACACATCAATATAGAGAGTTTAAATGTTTCTAAATCAGAAATTGATGAAGTTTCAAAATTCACTATAGTCGTGCATACGACCGAGAAATGGGTACATAACATCGTGGGGCAAATTGAAAAACAAATCGAAGTCATTAAAGCGTTTTACCATACCGATGATGAGACTATTTACCAGGAATCCGCCTTGTTTAAAATCGATTCCAGTTTATTGTTTGACGAACGGCAAATACAAAACATCATAAAAGAGAGCAACTCCCAAATCGTAACGGTGTCCCGAGAGTTTTTTGTTTTGGCAAAGTCTGGGCGACGACATGAAATAGATAAAATGTACGACCAGTTAAAACCTTTTGGTATCATGCAATTTGTACGCTCGGGCCGTATATCGGTCTCGAAAGAGGAGATGCAGATATCGGCCATGCTCAAAGAATTTCAACATACTTCATAA
- the ilvB gene encoding biosynthetic-type acetolactate synthase large subunit: protein METLKEKQIKTNTKSTIKITGAEAIIHCLLAEGVDLLYGYPGGAIMPVYDALYKFQDKLTHILTRHEQGATHAAQGYARVSGRVGVAMATSGPGATNLVTGLADAQIDSTPMVCITGQVPRHLLGSDAFQETDIIGISTPVTKWNYQITKASEIPEIMAKAFYIAKSGRPGPVLVDITKNAQFEAFDFSYKKCKGVRSYNPAPKPNMGSIEAAADLINNAKKPFIVWGQGVILGQAEEELKAVIDKAGIPAAWTIMGESAIPTSHPLNVGMVGMHGNYGPNLLTNECDVLIAIGMRFDDRVTGNLDKYAKQAKVIHFEIDPAEINKNVKVDVAVLGNSKETLNVLLPLLKKNEHSSWHNEFKKKYDIEFNAVIKKDIHPTKEGLTMGEVIEEINLASKNEAVIVTDVGQHQMIACRYAKFNTTKSNITSGGLGTMGFALPAAIGAKQGAMHREVVAIIGDGGYQMTIQELGVIFQHQIPVKIVVLNNDHLGMVRQWQELFFDKRYASTVMVNPDFVKIAEGYHIEAKCVTQRIDLKATVQEMIASKKPYFLEVKVEKEDNVFPMIPSGAAVSDVRLK from the coding sequence ATGGAAACATTAAAAGAAAAACAAATCAAGACCAACACAAAATCCACTATCAAAATTACTGGTGCGGAGGCTATCATACATTGCCTACTGGCAGAGGGGGTTGATTTGTTGTACGGTTATCCGGGAGGAGCCATTATGCCGGTGTATGATGCGCTTTATAAATTTCAAGATAAACTGACCCATATTTTGACCCGTCACGAACAAGGAGCCACCCATGCGGCTCAAGGTTATGCAAGGGTTTCGGGTAGAGTAGGGGTCGCTATGGCAACATCTGGCCCGGGCGCTACGAATTTGGTGACCGGTTTGGCCGATGCCCAGATAGATTCAACACCTATGGTTTGTATTACCGGACAGGTGCCTAGACATTTATTGGGTTCGGATGCTTTTCAAGAGACCGATATTATTGGGATTTCAACCCCGGTTACAAAATGGAACTATCAGATTACGAAGGCTTCCGAAATCCCAGAAATTATGGCGAAAGCTTTTTATATCGCCAAATCGGGCCGTCCAGGCCCTGTTTTGGTCGATATTACCAAAAATGCCCAGTTTGAAGCGTTTGACTTTTCATATAAAAAATGTAAAGGGGTACGTAGTTACAATCCAGCACCAAAACCCAATATGGGTTCTATTGAAGCCGCTGCCGATTTGATAAATAATGCCAAGAAACCTTTTATAGTTTGGGGGCAAGGTGTTATTTTGGGACAAGCCGAGGAAGAACTGAAAGCTGTTATAGACAAAGCGGGCATACCCGCAGCTTGGACGATAATGGGAGAGTCCGCAATACCGACCAGCCACCCGTTGAATGTGGGCATGGTAGGTATGCACGGCAATTATGGTCCAAACCTGCTTACCAATGAATGTGATGTTTTGATTGCGATTGGAATGCGTTTTGACGACCGGGTCACTGGAAATTTGGATAAATACGCTAAACAGGCCAAAGTGATTCATTTCGAAATCGATCCAGCGGAAATCAATAAAAATGTAAAGGTAGATGTTGCTGTTTTGGGCAACTCAAAAGAGACCTTGAATGTTTTATTGCCATTATTGAAAAAGAACGAACACAGCAGTTGGCATAATGAATTTAAAAAGAAATACGATATTGAATTTAATGCGGTCATAAAAAAGGATATTCACCCGACCAAGGAAGGGTTGACTATGGGTGAGGTGATCGAGGAAATTAATTTGGCCTCAAAAAATGAAGCGGTCATCGTTACCGACGTCGGGCAACACCAAATGATCGCCTGCCGTTATGCAAAATTCAATACCACCAAAAGCAACATTACCTCAGGTGGTTTGGGTACTATGGGTTTTGCCCTGCCTGCAGCAATTGGTGCAAAGCAGGGTGCTATGCATCGCGAGGTTGTAGCCATCATTGGTGATGGAGGATATCAAATGACCATTCAGGAACTTGGAGTGATTTTTCAACATCAGATTCCTGTAAAAATCGTTGTTTTGAACAATGACCATTTGGGAATGGTACGCCAGTGGCAAGAACTGTTTTTTGATAAACGCTATGCGTCAACGGTCATGGTAAATCCTGATTTTGTAAAAATTGCCGAAGGGTATCATATTGAAGCAAAATGTGTGACCCAACGTATAGATTTAAAAGCGACTGTTCAAGAAATGATAGCATCTAAAAAGCCCTACTTTTTAGAGGTCAAGGTTGAAAAAGAGGATAATGTGTTCCCTATGATTCCATCTGGGGCAGCTGTTTCCGATGTTAGATTAAAATAA